In the Streptomyces sp. 3214.6 genome, GTGCCGGACCGGGTGCCGGACTCGGTACCCAGCAGCTCGGAGATACGATCCGGCGACACCGGACGGGAGTACAGCCAGCCCTGCCCGGTGTCGCAGCCGATGCTGCGCAGCCGCGTCGCCTGCGCGGAGGTCTCCACGCACTCGGCGGTGACGGTCAGCCCGAGCCGGTGGGCGAGGTCGATCATCGCCTCGACGACGACCTCGTCGGCCGGGTTCGGCGCGGCGCCCGAGCCCTCGTACTGGAAGCCACGTACGAAGGACCCGTCGAGCTTCAGCACCGACACCGGCAGCCGGCTCAGATAGGCGAGGTTGGAGTAACCGGTGCCGAAGTCGTCGATGGCGATGCCCACACCCATGTCGCTGAGCGCCTGCAACGCCTGCAACGGCCGCCCCGCCGAGCCCATCACGGCCGACTCGGTGAGCTCCAGCTGCAGCAGATGCGGGGCGAGCCCGGTCTCGGCGAGGACTTCCGCGACGTCCGCCACCAGGTCGGAGTCCCACACCTGACGCACCGCCACGTTGACGCTGACGAACAGCGGCGGTTCGTCCGGATTGTCCAGCTGCCACTGCCGCGCCTGGCGGCACGCGGTGGCCAGAATCCATCGGCCCAGCGGCACGATCGAGCCGTCCTCCTCGGCCAGCGCGACGAACCGATTCGGCGGCAGCAGCCCGAACCGGGGGTGGTCCCAGCGGACCAGGGCCTCCACCCCGTGCAGCCGGCCGTCCGACATGCCGACCAGCGGCTGGTAGTCGAGGCGGAACTCGCCGCGCTCGATGGCCGGCCGGAGCGTGGACGCCAGCGCCTGGCGGGTCATCAGATGCGCGTTGCGCTCGGGGTCGAACAGCGTCCAGCGGTCCTTGCCGTCCACCTTCGCCCAGTACAGGGTCGTATCGGCGGCCTGCATCAGCCCGGTCGCGGTGGTGCCGGCCGCGTGCCGCTCCACGACCCCGATCGACGCGGAGACGTTCAACCGGTGCCCGGCCAGGTCGAAGGGGGCCTGGAGCGCCTTGAGCACGGACTCGGCGAGATCGGCGAGCTGCTCGGTGCCGGTGGAGTCCTCCACGAGCAGCGCGAACTCGTCGCCGCCCAGCCGGGCCACCAGCGGCACGCTCGGCCTGGTCCGCCCGGCCTCCTCGGCACACGCCGTCAGCCGGTCGGCGACGGCGGCCAGCAGCCGGTCGCCGACCCGGTGACCGAGGGTGTCGTTGACGGCCTTGAAGCCGTCCAGATCCAGGTAGCACAAACCGATCCGGCCGGTCCCGCTCTGCTCGTACGCCTCCGCCTCCAGCGCGGCCGAGACCCGCTCGAAGAACAGGGTGCGGTTGGGCAGCCGGGTCACCGGGTCGTGCATCTGCAGGTGCCGCAGCCGCGCCTGGAGGTCACGGTGCGCGCTGACGTCGGCGACCGACAGCAGCACGCCGGGCATGTCCGCGTCCAGCGGGGAGACGGTGACCTGCGCCCACAGCGAGCGCCCGTCGGGCTGCTTCAGCCGCCGGGTGCAGCGCAGTTTCGCCTGCCGGCCGCGCAGCACCTCGCGGTAGGCGTGCCAGGTCCGGGCGTCGGAGGCCAGGTCCAGCAGGTCGGAGGCGACCCGCCCGACCAGGCCCGCGGCGTCGCCGAGCAGTGCGCCGAGCGCGTCGTTGGCGTCGACGATGAGACCCTCGCGGTCGACCACGGCCATGGCGAGGGGTGCTGCCGCGAAGACGGAACGGTAGGCCGGAGGCCGGTGGACCCGGGGCCCGCTGTCCGTACTGTTGATGTCACTCTCTGTGACGGCTGACCGGTCGAGGTCTGCCGCGGGCGTCGGCCCTTCGGACGTTCCGCTCACCGCTCGCTCCCGCAGTGCACTCGATCTCTGTCCGTGCAGGAAAGTCTGCCGATCATAGAGGCTGCCCCCGGACCCGCGCAGCCACTGCCCAGTGTCCCGGAACAACCCACTCTTCTGACAGATCGTTTCTGCCCGCACCTGGCCCGGTTCTTCGGTCGGGCGACCGCTTGTGACGTTCCGTGAGAATTCCGGGGGTGTCGGGGTGATGCCCGCTTTCCGCCGCCTCACTCGTCTGGGGCAGACAAACAGGGCGTAGTACTACAAATTCACACAGGCTGGGTGGCGGTGTCCCGTGAACCGCCCCCGGAGGTCTGAAGTGCCGCGACTGCCGCGACGTCCGCGACCGTTCCCGCCGCTCCCGCGCCCTCGACTGCGCAGTACCACGGCCGTGTTCACCACCCTCTCGGCTCTCGCCGCGACCTCCCTGGTCACCGGCCCCTCCGTCGCCGAACCCCTCTCCGTGGCCCCC is a window encoding:
- a CDS encoding putative bifunctional diguanylate cyclase/phosphodiesterase, whose protein sequence is MSGTSEGPTPAADLDRSAVTESDINSTDSGPRVHRPPAYRSVFAAAPLAMAVVDREGLIVDANDALGALLGDAAGLVGRVASDLLDLASDARTWHAYREVLRGRQAKLRCTRRLKQPDGRSLWAQVTVSPLDADMPGVLLSVADVSAHRDLQARLRHLQMHDPVTRLPNRTLFFERVSAALEAEAYEQSGTGRIGLCYLDLDGFKAVNDTLGHRVGDRLLAAVADRLTACAEEAGRTRPSVPLVARLGGDEFALLVEDSTGTEQLADLAESVLKALQAPFDLAGHRLNVSASIGVVERHAAGTTATGLMQAADTTLYWAKVDGKDRWTLFDPERNAHLMTRQALASTLRPAIERGEFRLDYQPLVGMSDGRLHGVEALVRWDHPRFGLLPPNRFVALAEEDGSIVPLGRWILATACRQARQWQLDNPDEPPLFVSVNVAVRQVWDSDLVADVAEVLAETGLAPHLLQLELTESAVMGSAGRPLQALQALSDMGVGIAIDDFGTGYSNLAYLSRLPVSVLKLDGSFVRGFQYEGSGAAPNPADEVVVEAMIDLAHRLGLTVTAECVETSAQATRLRSIGCDTGQGWLYSRPVSPDRISELLGTESGTRSGTESGTVSGTESGTESYAVGNP